GCCTCGAACTGCAAAAGGAGATCTCCGGCACAGCCGGCCCGCCCATCATTTTCCTCACCGGGCACGGCGACGTCCAATCGTCGGTCAAGGCAATGAAAGCCGGAGCCTTGGAGTTTCTATTGAAACCCTTCGACGAAGCCGACCTATTGCGCGCGCTGGAAGCCGCCCTTCAACAGGATCGGGCCGACCGAACGAGGCGGAATGAACTGGAAAACCTCAAGAGACGCTATGCACTCCTGTCTCCTCGTGAGCGCGAAGTTCTTCCCTTAGTGGTGTCGGGTCTATTGAACAAACAAACAGCAGGCGAACTAGGAAAAAGCGAGATCACGATTCGTGTACAACGGGGCCAAATTATGAAAAAGATGGGTGCCCAATCGCTCGCCGATCTTG
This is a stretch of genomic DNA from Granulicella sp. WH15. It encodes these proteins:
- a CDS encoding response regulator; this translates as MQTDRPTIYILDDDLRIREALSDLLCASGYTAIAFETAQDYLSFEKVNAESCLILDMDMPGMTGLELQKEISGTAGPPIIFLTGHGDVQSSVKAMKAGALEFLLKPFDEADLLRALEAALQQDRADRTRRNELENLKRRYALLSPREREVLPLVVSGLLNKQTAGELGKSEITIRVQRGQIMKKMGAQSLADLVRMTAKLGIE